The proteins below are encoded in one region of Scatophagus argus isolate fScaArg1 chromosome 24, fScaArg1.pri, whole genome shotgun sequence:
- the LOC124055527 gene encoding glutaminase kidney isoform, mitochondrial-like isoform X2 — protein sequence MLHLRSTVALRELLQTPLKRPLTGRVGVKAAPAACFSSVGSYWRSPGRRTFAGWRAPSHFARRHGVRGFCSKGDGHNEAAKDSSADKKAGILPSLEDLLFYTIAEGQEKIPAHKFTTALKATGLRTGDPRLKECMEMLKVTLKTTSDGALDRHLFKKCVQSNIVLLTQAFRKKFVIPDFQSFCTHIDDLYETAKNMSGGQVADYIPQLARFSPDLWGVALCTVDGQRYTAGDTKVPFCLQSCVKPLKYAIAVHDHGTEYVHRFIGKEPSGLRFNKLFLNEDDKPHNPMVNAGAIVCTSLIKQGASNAEKFDYVMNFMNKLAGNEYVGFSNATFQSERESGDRNFAIGYYLKEKKCFPEGTDMTSILDFYFQLCSIEVTCESASVMAATLANGGFCPITGERVLSPEAVRNTLSLMHSCGMYDFSGQFAFHVGLPAKSGVAGGILLVVPNVMGIMCWSPPLDKLGNSVRGIQFCTDLVSLCNFHNYDNLRHFAKKLDPRREGGDQRVKSVINLLFAAYTGDVSALRRFALSSMDMEQRDYDSRTALHVAAAEGHAEVVRFLLEACKVNPVPRDRWGNTPMDEAVHFGHHDVVTILRDYHTQYSPQEATADKQNAEKNLDGML from the exons ATGTTACACCTTCGGTCAACGGTAGCACTCAGGGAGTTACTTCAAACCCCGCTGAAGCGTCCGTTGACAGGTAGAGTCGGCGTGAAAGCGGCACCTGCAGCCTGCTTCAGCAGCGTTGGCTCGTATTGGAGGTCGCCGGGCAGGAGGACGTTTGCCGGGTGGAGAGCCCCGTCGCACTTCGCCAGGAGGCACGGCGTGAGAGGCTTTTGCTCCAAAGGTGACGGCCACAATGAAGCCGCCAAGGACTCTTCAGCAGACAA GAAGGCAGGCATCCTGCCCAGCCTGGAGGACCTGCTCTTCTACACCATCGCAGAGGGCCAGGAAAAAATCCCTGCACACAAATTCACCACA gcTCTTAAAGCCACGGGGCTTCGCACAGGAGACCCTCGGCTCAAAGAATGTATGGAAATGCTGAAGGTGACTCTGAAGACGACCTCTGACGGCGCGCTGGACCGACACCTCTTCAAAAA ATGTGTCCAGAGCAACATCGTCCTGCTCACCCAGGCCTTCAGGAAGAAGTTTGTCATCCCAGACTTCCAGTCCTTCTGCACCCACATCGACGACCTCTACGAAACCGCCAAAAACATGTCGGGAGGGCAG GTGGCCGACTACATCCCCCAGCTGGCCCGCTTCAGCCCAGACCTGTGGGGCGTCGCCCTGTGCACCGTGGATGGCCAGAG GTACACTGCCGGTGACACCAAGGTCCCCTTCTGTCTGCAGTCTTGCGTCAAGCCGCTGAAATACGCCATCGCCGTTCACGACCACGGCACCGAGTACGTGCACCGCTTCATCGGCAAAGAGCCCAGCGGTCTGCGATTCAACAAGCTCTTCCTGAACGAGGACG aTAAGCCACACAACCCCATGGTTAACGCCGGCGCTATCGTCTGTACGTCCCTCATTAAG caAGGGGCGAGCAACGCGGAAAAGTTTGATTAC GTCATGAACTTCATGAACAAACTGGCGGGAAACGAGTACGTGGGCTTCAGCAATGCCAC GTTCCAGTCGGAGCGAGAGTCCGGAGACAGAAACTTTGCCATCGGCTACTacctgaaggagaagaag tgttttccagaGGGCACAGACATGACCTCCATCCTCGACTTCTACTTCCAG TTGTGCTCCATCGAGGTGACCTGTGAGAGCGCCAGCGTGATGGCGGCGACTCTGGCCAACGGCGGCTTCTGTCCGATCACGGGCGAGCGCGTGCTGAGCCCGGAGGCGGTGCGAAACACTCTGAGCCTGATGCATTCCTGCGGCATGTACGACTTCTCCGGGCAGTTCGCTTTCCAC GTCGGTCTCCCAGCTAAATCCGGCGTCGCTGGCGGGATCCTGCTGGTCGTCCCAAACGTGATGGGCATCATGTGCTGGTCTCCTCCGCTCGACAAGCTGGGCAACAGCGTCAGAGGCATCCAGTTCTGCACG GACCTGGTTTCTCTGTGTAACTTTCACAACTACGACAACCTGAGACACTTTGCCAAGAAACTGGATCCTcgcagggagggaggagaccAGAGG GTGAAGTCGGTGATCaacctgctgtttgctgcttaCACCGGAGACGTCTCAGCCCTGAGGAG GTTTGCGCTGTCCTCCATGGACATGGAGCAGAGGGACTACGACTCCAGGACGGCCCTGCACGTGGCAGCTGCTGAAG gacaCGCCGAGGTGGTCCGCTTCCTGCTGGAGGCCTGTAAGGTGAACCCAGTTCCCAGAGACAG GTGGGGAAACACACCGATGGACGAGGCGGTCCACTTCGGCCACCACGACGTGGTGACCATCCTCCGCGATTACCACACCCAGTACAGCCCTCAGGAGGCCACCGCCGACAAGCAGAACGCAGAGAAGAACCTGGACGGGATGCTGTGA
- the LOC124055527 gene encoding glutaminase kidney isoform, mitochondrial-like isoform X1 produces MLHLRSTVALRELLQTPLKRPLTGRVGVKAAPAACFSSVGSYWRSPGRRTFAGWRAPSHFARRHGVRGFCSKGDGHNEAAKDSSADKRRKAGILPSLEDLLFYTIAEGQEKIPAHKFTTALKATGLRTGDPRLKECMEMLKVTLKTTSDGALDRHLFKKCVQSNIVLLTQAFRKKFVIPDFQSFCTHIDDLYETAKNMSGGQVADYIPQLARFSPDLWGVALCTVDGQRYTAGDTKVPFCLQSCVKPLKYAIAVHDHGTEYVHRFIGKEPSGLRFNKLFLNEDDKPHNPMVNAGAIVCTSLIKQGASNAEKFDYVMNFMNKLAGNEYVGFSNATFQSERESGDRNFAIGYYLKEKKCFPEGTDMTSILDFYFQLCSIEVTCESASVMAATLANGGFCPITGERVLSPEAVRNTLSLMHSCGMYDFSGQFAFHVGLPAKSGVAGGILLVVPNVMGIMCWSPPLDKLGNSVRGIQFCTDLVSLCNFHNYDNLRHFAKKLDPRREGGDQRVKSVINLLFAAYTGDVSALRRFALSSMDMEQRDYDSRTALHVAAAEGHAEVVRFLLEACKVNPVPRDRWGNTPMDEAVHFGHHDVVTILRDYHTQYSPQEATADKQNAEKNLDGML; encoded by the exons ATGTTACACCTTCGGTCAACGGTAGCACTCAGGGAGTTACTTCAAACCCCGCTGAAGCGTCCGTTGACAGGTAGAGTCGGCGTGAAAGCGGCACCTGCAGCCTGCTTCAGCAGCGTTGGCTCGTATTGGAGGTCGCCGGGCAGGAGGACGTTTGCCGGGTGGAGAGCCCCGTCGCACTTCGCCAGGAGGCACGGCGTGAGAGGCTTTTGCTCCAAAGGTGACGGCCACAATGAAGCCGCCAAGGACTCTTCAGCAGACAA GAGAAGGAAGGCAGGCATCCTGCCCAGCCTGGAGGACCTGCTCTTCTACACCATCGCAGAGGGCCAGGAAAAAATCCCTGCACACAAATTCACCACA gcTCTTAAAGCCACGGGGCTTCGCACAGGAGACCCTCGGCTCAAAGAATGTATGGAAATGCTGAAGGTGACTCTGAAGACGACCTCTGACGGCGCGCTGGACCGACACCTCTTCAAAAA ATGTGTCCAGAGCAACATCGTCCTGCTCACCCAGGCCTTCAGGAAGAAGTTTGTCATCCCAGACTTCCAGTCCTTCTGCACCCACATCGACGACCTCTACGAAACCGCCAAAAACATGTCGGGAGGGCAG GTGGCCGACTACATCCCCCAGCTGGCCCGCTTCAGCCCAGACCTGTGGGGCGTCGCCCTGTGCACCGTGGATGGCCAGAG GTACACTGCCGGTGACACCAAGGTCCCCTTCTGTCTGCAGTCTTGCGTCAAGCCGCTGAAATACGCCATCGCCGTTCACGACCACGGCACCGAGTACGTGCACCGCTTCATCGGCAAAGAGCCCAGCGGTCTGCGATTCAACAAGCTCTTCCTGAACGAGGACG aTAAGCCACACAACCCCATGGTTAACGCCGGCGCTATCGTCTGTACGTCCCTCATTAAG caAGGGGCGAGCAACGCGGAAAAGTTTGATTAC GTCATGAACTTCATGAACAAACTGGCGGGAAACGAGTACGTGGGCTTCAGCAATGCCAC GTTCCAGTCGGAGCGAGAGTCCGGAGACAGAAACTTTGCCATCGGCTACTacctgaaggagaagaag tgttttccagaGGGCACAGACATGACCTCCATCCTCGACTTCTACTTCCAG TTGTGCTCCATCGAGGTGACCTGTGAGAGCGCCAGCGTGATGGCGGCGACTCTGGCCAACGGCGGCTTCTGTCCGATCACGGGCGAGCGCGTGCTGAGCCCGGAGGCGGTGCGAAACACTCTGAGCCTGATGCATTCCTGCGGCATGTACGACTTCTCCGGGCAGTTCGCTTTCCAC GTCGGTCTCCCAGCTAAATCCGGCGTCGCTGGCGGGATCCTGCTGGTCGTCCCAAACGTGATGGGCATCATGTGCTGGTCTCCTCCGCTCGACAAGCTGGGCAACAGCGTCAGAGGCATCCAGTTCTGCACG GACCTGGTTTCTCTGTGTAACTTTCACAACTACGACAACCTGAGACACTTTGCCAAGAAACTGGATCCTcgcagggagggaggagaccAGAGG GTGAAGTCGGTGATCaacctgctgtttgctgcttaCACCGGAGACGTCTCAGCCCTGAGGAG GTTTGCGCTGTCCTCCATGGACATGGAGCAGAGGGACTACGACTCCAGGACGGCCCTGCACGTGGCAGCTGCTGAAG gacaCGCCGAGGTGGTCCGCTTCCTGCTGGAGGCCTGTAAGGTGAACCCAGTTCCCAGAGACAG GTGGGGAAACACACCGATGGACGAGGCGGTCCACTTCGGCCACCACGACGTGGTGACCATCCTCCGCGATTACCACACCCAGTACAGCCCTCAGGAGGCCACCGCCGACAAGCAGAACGCAGAGAAGAACCTGGACGGGATGCTGTGA